In the genome of Cronobacter malonaticus LMG 23826, one region contains:
- the ubiJ gene encoding ubiquinone biosynthesis protein UbiJ: MPFTPLMMAGIEGALNTFLYRESALKAPRQRLQGKVLRITLEELSTPLVLVFSEQQLDVLSKWEGEADCTVITRLSVLPKLQDRQQLTALIRSGELEVQGDLQVVQNFVALMDMAEFDPAGLLAPWVGDIAAEGIGRVMRRGGQLLQKGFTRNQRYLAEAITEEWRVAPGALEIAWFAEEISAAGRQLEELTKRLDKLEGK; this comes from the coding sequence ATGCCTTTCACACCGCTAATGATGGCTGGCATTGAAGGCGCGCTGAACACATTTCTGTACCGCGAGAGCGCGCTGAAAGCGCCGCGCCAGCGTTTGCAGGGCAAAGTGTTGCGCATCACGCTTGAAGAGCTTTCCACGCCGCTGGTGCTGGTGTTCAGCGAGCAGCAACTGGATGTGCTCAGCAAATGGGAAGGCGAGGCGGACTGTACCGTTATCACGCGCCTTTCCGTTTTGCCGAAGCTTCAGGATCGCCAGCAGCTGACCGCGCTTATCCGCAGCGGCGAGCTGGAAGTGCAGGGCGATCTGCAGGTGGTGCAGAATTTTGTGGCGCTGATGGACATGGCCGAATTTGATCCCGCCGGGCTGCTGGCGCCGTGGGTCGGCGATATCGCCGCAGAAGGCATCGGGCGCGTTATGCGTCGCGGCGGGCAGCTACTGCAAAAAGGCTTTACGCGTAATCAGCGCTATCTGGCGGAAGCAATTACTGAAGAGTGGCGCGTCGCGCCGGGCGCGCTGGAAATCGCCTGGTTCGCCGAAGAGATCTCGGCCGCCGGGCGTCAGCTGGAAGAATTAACCAAACGGTTGGATAAACTGGAGGGCAAATGA
- the ubiE gene encoding bifunctional demethylmenaquinone methyltransferase/2-methoxy-6-polyprenyl-1,4-benzoquinol methylase UbiE, protein MVEDSQDTTHFGFQTVAKEQKADMVAQVFHSVAAKYDVMNDLMSFGIHRLWKRFTIDCSGVRRGQKVLDLAGGTGDLTAKFSRLVGESGKVVLADINDSMLKMGREKLRNTGIVGNVEYVQANAEALPFPDNTFDCITISFGLRNVTDKEKALRSMFRVLKPGGRLLVLEFSKPVFEPLNKAYDAYSFHILPRVGELVAKDAGSYRYLAESIRMHPDQETLKAMMNDAGFENVNYYNMTGGIVALHRGYKF, encoded by the coding sequence ATGGTTGAAGATTCACAAGATACAACGCACTTTGGCTTCCAGACCGTAGCGAAAGAGCAAAAAGCGGATATGGTGGCGCAGGTCTTCCACTCCGTGGCGGCGAAATATGATGTCATGAACGATCTGATGTCGTTCGGCATTCATCGTCTGTGGAAGCGCTTCACTATCGATTGCAGCGGCGTGCGCCGCGGCCAGAAAGTCCTGGATCTCGCGGGCGGCACCGGTGATTTAACCGCTAAATTCTCCCGTCTGGTGGGCGAGAGCGGCAAAGTGGTGCTGGCGGATATCAACGATTCGATGCTGAAAATGGGACGCGAGAAGCTGCGCAATACCGGCATCGTCGGCAACGTAGAGTATGTCCAGGCCAACGCGGAAGCGCTGCCGTTCCCGGATAACACCTTTGACTGCATCACGATCTCCTTCGGCCTGCGTAACGTCACCGATAAAGAAAAAGCGCTGCGTTCCATGTTCCGCGTGCTGAAGCCGGGTGGCCGTTTGCTGGTGTTAGAGTTCTCCAAACCGGTGTTCGAGCCGCTGAACAAAGCCTATGACGCCTACTCTTTCCATATTCTGCCGCGCGTCGGCGAGCTGGTGGCGAAAGACGCTGGCAGCTACCGTTATCTCGCTGAATCTATCCGTATGCACCCGGATCAGGAAACCCTGAAAGCGATGATGAACGACGCGGGCTTCGAAAACGTCAACTACTACAACATGACCGGCGGGATCGTAGCGCTGCATCGCGGCTACAAATTCTGA
- the rmuC gene encoding DNA recombination protein RmuC, protein MEISYLVLAVVALAGVAVGWLMSGLRTAQQKADLLAEQRDIYGELSAAREALAHNQHWRDECDLLNNELRNLREINSSLESDLREVTTRLEATQVHAEEKLRQMMSSEQRLSEQFENLANRIFEQSRRQVDEQNRQSLNGLLSPLREQLDGFRRQVQESFGQEARERHTLAHEIRNLQQLNAQMAQEAINLTRALKGDNKAQGNWGEVVLARVLEASGLREGHEYETQVNIQLADRSRMQPDVIVRLPQGKDVVIDAKMTLVAYERYFNAEDDYSRELALNEHIASLRNHIRLLGRKDYQQLPGLRTLDYVLMFIPVEPAFLLAIDKQPELITEALKNNIMLVSPTTLLVALRTISNLWRYEHQSRNAQQIADRASRLYDKMRLFVDDMSAIGQNLDKASDSYRQAMKKLASGRGNLLAQAEAFRGMGVEVKREINPDLAEQAVQDDEAFTLPDAEALASAPDENSHLAAFRVAGER, encoded by the coding sequence GTGGAAATCTCATATCTGGTGTTAGCCGTGGTCGCACTGGCGGGCGTGGCGGTGGGCTGGCTGATGTCAGGCCTGCGAACCGCCCAGCAAAAGGCGGATCTGCTGGCGGAACAGCGCGATATCTACGGCGAACTCAGCGCGGCCCGCGAGGCGCTGGCGCATAACCAGCACTGGCGTGATGAGTGCGATCTGCTCAATAACGAACTGCGCAACCTGCGGGAGATCAACAGCTCGCTGGAGTCTGACCTGCGCGAAGTCACCACGCGGCTGGAGGCCACCCAGGTCCATGCCGAAGAAAAACTGCGCCAGATGATGAGCAGCGAACAGCGCCTGAGCGAGCAGTTTGAAAACCTCGCTAACCGTATTTTTGAACAGAGCCGCCGCCAGGTCGATGAGCAAAATCGCCAGAGCCTGAACGGCCTGCTTTCCCCGCTGCGCGAGCAGCTCGACGGTTTTCGCCGCCAGGTGCAGGAGAGCTTCGGCCAGGAGGCGCGCGAGCGCCACACGCTGGCTCATGAAATCCGCAATCTCCAGCAACTGAATGCGCAAATGGCGCAGGAAGCTATCAACCTTACTCGTGCGTTAAAAGGCGACAACAAAGCCCAGGGCAACTGGGGCGAAGTGGTGCTCGCGCGCGTGCTGGAAGCCTCGGGCCTGCGCGAAGGGCATGAGTATGAAACCCAGGTTAATATTCAGCTTGCCGACCGCAGCCGTATGCAGCCGGATGTCATTGTGCGTCTGCCGCAGGGCAAAGATGTGGTCATTGATGCCAAAATGACGCTGGTAGCCTATGAGCGTTACTTTAATGCCGAAGATGATTACAGCCGCGAGCTGGCGCTCAACGAACACATCGCTTCGCTTCGCAATCATATTCGCCTGCTGGGGCGCAAGGACTATCAGCAGTTGCCGGGGCTGCGCACGCTGGACTACGTGCTGATGTTTATCCCGGTCGAGCCCGCCTTTTTACTGGCTATCGACAAGCAGCCGGAGCTCATCACCGAGGCGTTAAAAAACAATATTATGCTGGTGAGCCCGACCACGCTGCTGGTGGCGTTGCGCACCATTTCCAACCTCTGGCGCTATGAACATCAAAGCCGTAACGCCCAGCAAATAGCCGATCGCGCCAGCCGCCTCTACGACAAAATGCGGCTGTTTGTTGATGACATGAGCGCCATCGGCCAGAACCTCGACAAAGCGAGCGACAGCTACCGCCAGGCGATGAAAAAACTCGCCAGCGGGCGCGGCAACCTGCTTGCGCAGGCGGAGGCGTTTCGCGGTATGGGCGTTGAGGTAAAGCGCGAGATTAATCCGGATTTGGCCGAACAGGCGGTGCAGGATGATGAAGCGTTTACGCTCCCCGATGCCGAAGCGCTTGCCAGCGCCCCTGATGAAAACAGCCACTTAGCGGCGTTTCGCGTCGCGGGCGAGCGCTGA
- the udp gene encoding uridine phosphorylase has product MSDVFHLGLKKSDLQGAELAIVPGDPERVEKIAALMDKPVKLASHREFTSWRAELDGKAVIICSTGIGGPSTSIAVEELAQLGIRTFLRVGTTGAIQPHINVGDVLVTTASVRLDGASLHFAPMEYPAVADFACTTALVEAAKAVGATTHIGVTASSDTFYPGQERYDTFSGRVVSRFNGSMKEWQSMGVMNYEMESATLLTMCSSQGLRAGMVAGVIVNRTQQEIPNAETMKQTESHAVKIVVEAARRLL; this is encoded by the coding sequence ATGTCTGATGTTTTTCACCTCGGCCTTAAAAAAAGCGATCTTCAGGGCGCAGAATTAGCGATTGTCCCGGGCGACCCGGAGCGAGTGGAAAAGATCGCCGCGCTGATGGATAAGCCGGTCAAACTGGCTTCCCACCGTGAATTCACCTCCTGGCGTGCCGAGCTTGATGGCAAAGCGGTCATCATCTGCTCAACCGGTATCGGCGGCCCGTCAACGTCTATTGCGGTAGAAGAGCTGGCGCAGCTTGGCATTCGTACTTTCCTGCGCGTGGGCACCACCGGCGCTATCCAGCCGCACATCAACGTTGGCGACGTGCTGGTGACGACCGCCTCCGTACGCCTTGACGGCGCCAGCCTGCACTTCGCGCCGATGGAATACCCGGCCGTTGCCGATTTCGCCTGTACCACCGCACTGGTGGAAGCGGCCAAAGCGGTCGGCGCGACCACGCACATCGGCGTGACCGCCTCTTCCGACACCTTCTACCCAGGCCAGGAGCGCTACGACACCTTCTCCGGCCGTGTGGTCAGCCGCTTTAACGGCTCCATGAAAGAGTGGCAGTCGATGGGCGTGATGAACTATGAAATGGAATCGGCGACGCTGCTGACCATGTGCTCAAGCCAGGGCCTGCGCGCGGGCATGGTGGCGGGCGTTATCGTCAACCGCACCCAGCAAGAGATCCCGAACGCGGAAACCATGAAACAAACCGAAAGCCACGCGGTGAAAATCGTGGTGGAGGCGGCGCGCCGTCTTCTCTGA
- a CDS encoding dienelactone hydrolase family protein: MTNNTDHPAGFAAAVSPVASTVVHTPQDAIIAGETSIPSQGENMPAYHARPRAADGPLPVVIVVQEIFGVHEHIRDICRRLALEGYLAVAPELYFRQGDPNEYDDISSLLSNLVSKVPDAQVLADLDHVASWASRNGGDAHRLMLTGFCWGGRIAWLYAAHNPQLKAAVAWYGKLLGDKTLNSPKHPVDVATDLTAPVLGLYGAQDTGISLESVETMRQALRAANAKAEIIVYPDAGHAFNADYRPSYHEASAKDGWERMLEWFNTYGSKKG, translated from the coding sequence ATGACCAACAACACTGACCATCCGGCGGGCTTTGCCGCTGCAGTTTCACCTGTCGCTTCAACGGTAGTTCATACGCCGCAGGATGCCATTATCGCGGGCGAAACCTCGATTCCCTCGCAGGGCGAAAACATGCCTGCTTACCACGCCCGCCCGCGCGCTGCCGATGGCCCGCTGCCGGTGGTGATTGTGGTACAGGAGATTTTCGGCGTACATGAACATATTCGCGATATTTGCCGTCGCCTGGCGCTGGAAGGGTACCTGGCGGTGGCGCCGGAACTCTATTTCCGTCAGGGCGATCCGAATGAGTACGACGATATTTCGTCGCTGCTGAGCAATCTGGTGTCGAAAGTGCCGGACGCGCAGGTGCTGGCGGACCTGGACCATGTGGCAAGCTGGGCGTCGCGCAACGGCGGTGACGCGCACCGTCTGATGCTGACCGGTTTTTGCTGGGGCGGGCGTATCGCGTGGCTGTATGCCGCGCACAATCCGCAGCTGAAAGCCGCCGTGGCGTGGTATGGCAAGCTGCTGGGCGACAAAACGTTAAACTCGCCGAAGCATCCGGTGGATGTCGCCACCGATCTGACCGCGCCAGTGCTGGGGCTTTACGGCGCGCAGGATACGGGAATTTCGCTTGAGAGCGTTGAGACCATGCGTCAGGCGCTGCGCGCCGCCAATGCAAAGGCGGAAATTATCGTTTACCCGGACGCGGGCCATGCGTTTAACGCCGATTATCGCCCGAGTTATCACGAGGCGTCGGCAAAGGATGGTTGGGAGCGCATGCTGGAGTGGTTCAACACCTACGGTAGTAAGAAAGGATAA